The Niastella koreensis GR20-10 genome includes a window with the following:
- a CDS encoding PKD domain-containing protein has product MKKITVFVSMVFIIAACKKKEVINLYEPRACFWLQNSQSFLATQYQDSGSATYIDSNFYFTACYDSTGAYVYDWNFGDGTTSAERNPVHKYSKRGKYQVTLTVANDSKVSHTAQKNVWVALGEKYITFNNTIDVYPLAVEETVNNEFVLLGASGNNASFYLMRFDSLLNQQSMKTFPAGYRFRSMQAVTDGNYIVTGTTQGAGKTNELIKIKADGTVLWNKNLSSDVDYTNAAQTPDGGYVVVGSKTINVPNVYGLTTNVTVVDKTDNNGNQQWEKIFDGELMIKTSDAAIEQDGIVMAGVVKRYNYSLCSTCDSLRLTKLDYSGNTVWKNTILWALNTYDFAGTHTTKLTNGNYAVYNDTTQAVYYFTADGQFVDRIFAENRIINLVNSADGKLFTLLDPGNYLGVSKLGIDGKEQWLNSITGGKPLNGNLQSVFSKPVTIRRLRNGSLLVVGKWNVYNTSGFGTHAEILLLQLNENGKPI; this is encoded by the coding sequence ATGAAAAAAATAACTGTTTTTGTTTCGATGGTATTTATTATAGCGGCCTGTAAGAAAAAAGAGGTAATCAACTTATATGAACCACGGGCCTGCTTTTGGTTACAAAATTCTCAATCTTTTTTGGCTACTCAGTACCAGGATTCAGGTTCTGCTACCTATATAGATTCCAATTTTTACTTTACCGCCTGTTATGATTCTACAGGCGCTTATGTATATGATTGGAATTTTGGCGATGGAACAACTTCTGCGGAAAGAAACCCGGTTCATAAATACAGCAAACGCGGAAAATACCAGGTTACGCTCACGGTTGCCAATGACAGCAAGGTTTCTCATACTGCACAAAAGAATGTATGGGTGGCGTTGGGCGAAAAGTATATTACTTTCAATAACACCATCGATGTATATCCCCTGGCAGTAGAAGAAACTGTGAATAATGAATTTGTGTTGCTGGGCGCCAGTGGAAATAATGCGTCATTTTATTTAATGCGTTTTGACAGCCTGTTAAATCAGCAAAGTATGAAAACCTTTCCGGCGGGTTATCGTTTCAGATCGATGCAGGCGGTAACCGATGGTAATTATATTGTCACCGGAACAACCCAGGGGGCAGGCAAAACAAATGAGCTGATAAAAATAAAGGCCGATGGTACGGTGCTTTGGAATAAAAACCTTTCCAGTGACGTGGATTATACCAATGCGGCACAAACCCCTGATGGTGGTTATGTAGTTGTTGGTTCAAAAACCATTAATGTGCCGAATGTTTATGGCCTTACTACTAATGTAACAGTTGTTGATAAAACCGATAACAACGGTAACCAGCAATGGGAAAAGATCTTTGATGGTGAGTTAATGATAAAAACCAGCGATGCGGCTATTGAGCAGGATGGAATTGTAATGGCGGGCGTTGTAAAAAGGTATAACTACAGTTTATGCTCAACCTGCGATTCGCTCAGACTGACCAAATTGGATTATTCAGGCAATACGGTTTGGAAAAACACCATACTCTGGGCGCTTAATACCTACGATTTTGCGGGCACGCATACGACCAAACTTACCAATGGTAATTATGCGGTATATAATGATACCACACAGGCAGTTTATTACTTTACAGCCGATGGTCAGTTTGTTGATCGCATATTTGCTGAAAACAGGATCATAAATCTGGTCAACAGTGCCGATGGAAAGCTGTTTACCTTACTGGATCCGGGGAACTATTTAGGCGTATCCAAACTGGGGATCGATGGAAAAGAGCAATGGTTGAATTCCATTACAGGAGGAAAGCCATTAAATGGAAATTTGCAGAGCGTTTTCAGTAAGCCTGTCACCATTCGCCGGTTACGAAATGGCAGTCTGCTTGTTGTGGGCAAATGGAACGTGTACAACACATCGGGCTTCGGTACTCATGCCGAAATATTATTACTGCAGCTGAATGAAAATGGGAAGCCGATATAG